The nucleotide window TACCACGGGCCAAACCGGTCCAGTCCCATATCCCCGGAAAACAGGATTTTGTCTTCCGGAAAATAAAAGGAGGTGTGAGAAGGAGAGTGGCCCGGCGTATTAATCAGAACCATTTCGGGTGCCATATCCTTGAAAGAGGTTGTTTCGCTGCAGGACTCATAGGCGTTAAGGGGTTCATATCCAAGAAAATCCACAACAAAGGAGGTCCATGGCTTTGACATGCCAAAGGCTCCGGCTGTATGTTCAATCACGAAATCCGTGGACGTCAGATATGGTTCTTCACCTTCCGGGATAAACACCACAGCATCCGTATAAGTATTAACTTGACGGGTCCAGGTGGAATGATCAAGGTGATAATGTGTAATCATGGCTGCATCCGGTTTTTCCTGTTCCAGCAATTTAGGGATTTCATCTGTCCCCATATTCATATCAATCAAAATTTTTTGCTTTGACAACAGTATCATTCCGGCACAGGATGTAAAATTTGCCATGGAATCAGGTTCCACATAGGTAATCTTGTCTGTAATTTTTGTTCTTTTCAAAAAAAGGCATTCCTTTTTTTTATTCGAAATTTAAGCTTGTTCTTTTCCTTATTCTGATGAGTTTTCGTCAAGAATTAAAAGTCCGACCAGCATATGCCCCTTGTATTTTCCAGGTTCAGGCGCTGAAATATGGATTATTTGTGTCTTATGAAGTACTGGATTTACTGAGGCTTCTTCCGGGTGATATTTCATCATCAAAATATCTCCTGCCTTGATATACTTGAGTACATTGGAATCCTCGCGCACCAATATCCCAAAACCATTTGAAGAAAAATCCTTTATTCTAAAATGATAGGCCATTTCATTTTTTCCGGGTGTAAATTCAACGCTGGCATTATTCCGGCATTCTGTTCTGATTTCAGCACGCAAATTTTTTTTATTCTGTTCAGGATTTTTTTTCATTGATAATCCAAGCCCTTTGTAAAGATGACATCCTTAATAATATTCAGGATCTTTTTCATTAATAAGCCAGTACCATATTAATCATCATTGTTTTTTATATTTTTTCTCCAGGTACAGCAATCTTTTTTTCACATTAAGGCCTCCGCCAAAACCTGTCAGGCTTCCGTCTTTACCGATAACCCTGTGGCAGGGTATAATAATTGGAATCGGATTTTTTCCGTTTGCCATGCCAACCGCTCTTGAAGCTTTCGGATTTGCGACTCTTTTTGCCAGTTCGCCATAGAATATTGTTTCTCCATAGGGAATTTTTACAAGTTCCTGCCAGACCTTTTTTTGAAAATCTGTTCCTGTAATAGACAATTCAAGATCAAATCTTGTCAGCTCTCCTTTAAAATAGGCTTCAAGCTGCAAAATAATATCCATAAATTTTTCCGGGTTGTATGTCCAGTCTTTTCCAGGCTCAACCCTTGTCTTTCCCAAAGGAAAATAAAGGTTTTCAAGCAATTTGTTGCCGGTTAATAAAAGCTTTCCAACCGGGGATTCAAAATAGCAATAATTCATATTTTCCACCCTATGGCCTTGTTCTGTCATACGTAAATATAAAAAAACAATGAGCTTAACAATACTTCTTTTGCAATAAATATTCAAATTTCCTGTCAGCTGGATTTCCAGGCTGTAAAATAAGTCGACGTTTTAATTGATATTTTTTTCGATATTACCTTATGTTATTCAGGCGTTTTAACATCAATCATAAAAGTTTTACGGCACTATGAGTTCTGTTAAGCCAGTCTGTCCTGACAAACAGGGAGCGGCCAACTATTTCTTGTGCAGTGGCATTGTTATTGCCTTTATTGTTTGCAGCAGTCAAAAAAAGGAGATTAACCAGATCCATAAAAAAAGTAGCGTAATGAATTAAACAAAGTGTATTTAAATCAAACACCTTAATTTTATGAGTTGGCAAAACAAGGAGAAAAAAATGAATCAAACTTTCCAGGATACCATTTATAGGCCGGGATATTATGGCAAAAAAAGACAAAGTGCCGAGAACTGGTTGGATGAGACGATCAAAAAGTGGGACAACAAGGGGAACGCGGATAAAAAACAGGACATAAAGGAAAAATCCTCGGCAATCCATAATATTTGTTTTTCACGGCAAATCGGAGTGGGGGCTTTGGAAATTGCGGATCTTCTGTCCGGTATCCTTAATTATCGTGTTATAGACAGGGAAATTTTGGAATGTATGACGCAAGACACCCGGCTGACAAAAAAAATAATTGAATTTTACGATGATCATTACCCTGGTAAAATGGCTGAGCGTTTCTCCATGCTCATCAAAGAAAAACCCTTTCTGAAAAACGATTATGCAAGACAGTTGATGAAAGCTATCATTGTGCTGGCCGATACCGAACCCTCTATTTTTGTCGGCAGGGGAACCCATTTGATTCTGCCCGGCAATACTGTTTTGTCGGTAAGGTTTGTCTGCAGCCGGGATTACAGGGTTGATAGGCTGTCCAATATCCTGAACATCGGCAGGTCGGAAGCAAAAACAAAATTAAATATTATGGATATTGAACAGCATGAGTTTTTTAAAACCGTTTATCACAACAAAGAAACCGGTCTTGATGAATTTGACCTGGTGATCAACAGGGATCGTATCAACGGAAGTTTCCATGCCGCCCGGATCGTGGCATGTGCTTTTGAACAAAAATTCGGATTAACAGCACTATAACAATCTTGAACTTTGATGCCTGTGATCAGTGCTTTTTAAACCTAAAATGCTGATCCTTGAAATTATGTTTTGAATAACGGCCATGGCAGATCATTATGTCACAACAAATAATGAAAGGTATTTAATTTCAGCAGTTTAAAAGTTCTTTCATATAAGCTTTCATAGCGTCATTATTATTAATTTTTGGTATCAGGATATGCTGGACGCATTGTCTTTTTTACCATTTTCCCTGTTTAAGCCTGATCCCGTTTTTTTTCAATTCCAGAACACCTTTTTTGAACAAACCGCCAATGGCTCTTTTAAATTCTTTTTTACTCATGGAAAAAACCGTTTTAATCTCTTCGGGTGAGCTTTTATCATGGCAGGGTATAAAACCACCGGCTTGTTCCAATAAGCTTTCAATTATTTCAGCAGAACTTTTTACAGAATCATATCCTGGTTTTTTTAACGTGAGATCTATTTTGTTGTCTTCACGAAGCCGCATGATATAACCCGTGCAGGTATCACCTATGGAAAGGTCTTGATAGGTTTCATTTATGTATAACATACCAAAATACCTGTTATCAATTACAGCCATAATACCAATTTGGGTAAAAGAATGGATAAGAAGATCTACTTTCTGACCAACCTTAAGGTCCGTGATGTTTTTATCACAATTTACGGATATTTTTGTAGTGCCGTAAACTCTGCCTGTCATATCATCAAAACAGATTTTTGTGAGATATTTTTTTCCGGGAACCATTTTGTCCTGCTGCTCACTTTTGGGTATCAGCAAGTCTTTTTCAAGTCCCCAATCCATAAATGTCCCAAAAGATACAACATCTTTTGCTTCAAGGAAAACAAAATCTCCAACAACTCCATCCGGCTTTAAAGTCGTTGCAACAAGCCGGTCTTCAGAATCAGTATATATAAACACCGTAATGGTGTCCCCTATATGCATATCTTCAGAAACGTATTTTTGGGGAAGCAGAATTTTTCCTTCGTCAGACTGTAAATACAGACCAAATTCAACTCTGCTATCCACAACCAGATCATTATATTTTCCAATTTTAAGCATGCTTATCCTATTTAATTTTAAATGGAAAAACCCGGCAATTTGTTTTCAACCGGATTTTTTTTGTCAAATACATTGTCAGCAAGGGACTTCCTTTATTTTTGAGGAGTTCTTTTGCCCACTATGTCTTTTATTCAAGCATTATATCACATTGAAGAAAACAGCGCCACAGTATCCCCAAGCCACCTCAGGGCTAATGCATGTAAATATTGCAAAGTCCTTGTCTTATGGGTGAGAGTATGAATAACCTGAACACCACATCTTACAGTTTTTTTCTAATAAAAAAACGATTTATGCGACAACTTCCTGCAGATAAGGATAAAACGTCATTTGTAGAAATTAAAAAAAGCAACTGCCTTCTTAACCAGAGGGGAGTTATAAAATTATTTGAATACCGGCCAAGTCAGATTGATCTGCCATGTGCAGGCTTGGTATTTCATACTGGTTTGCCAACAACAAAATCGGGTGCAGTTCAATAGTTTGGATTTACAGCTTTTTTTAAAGACTTGTTGACATATGAACGCATTTTATTACAATAAAACAATAAGGCCGTCGACAATCTCCAGCTTTTTTTTTCTGGGTCAATGTTTGTTTAACACCTTGATACAAAAGCCGATATTTGAAATATTATGTCCCGTAAAAATGACGTCATGAAAGAAAAACAGGTACTGGCCTCGTTTATTTCAAAACTGCCGGAAGCCATTATTATCTGTGATGCCAACGGGTTAATCCTGCTGCACGACCACCAGTCTGAAATATATCTTTTGGCGGATAAGAGCAATCCTGTGATACCGGTTTTGATGACCGGCAAACCCATTACTGCGCTCATTGACAAAAACCTTGTTGAACATGCACTTGACGAAATCAACGAGCAATTAAGAAAAAAGGTCGAAAATACGGTTTCAACCTTTATTTTACAAACCCACGCCCTTGTCTTAGAGACCCAGGTGGTGCCTGTTTTAAATTCTGCCGGTCTATTTTCCGGGTTTGTTGTGATCCTTGATGATATTACCCAGCAAAGCCGGGCACAAAAACGGGTAGAATCCCTTTTAAACACTTTG belongs to Desulfobacula toluolica Tol2 and includes:
- a CDS encoding MBL fold metallo-hydrolase, whose amino-acid sequence is MKRTKITDKITYVEPDSMANFTSCAGMILLSKQKILIDMNMGTDEIPKLLEQEKPDAAMITHYHLDHSTWTRQVNTYTDAVVFIPEGEEPYLTSTDFVIEHTAGAFGMSKPWTSFVVDFLGYEPLNAYESCSETTSFKDMAPEMVLINTPGHSPSHTSFYFPEDKILFSGDMGLDRFGPWYGWADCSIKKLVESILRLEGMDIELILTSHGGVVKKEIQHAWASGISTILQREKKIIQNLDKGMETDDIIRQGVFFSDKEKVSEPMRSFLYMWDTAMYNHHESLINEGGLIKFFPEILTLSTVPYNLG
- a CDS encoding methylated-DNA--[protein]-cysteine S-methyltransferase, with protein sequence MNYCYFESPVGKLLLTGNKLLENLYFPLGKTRVEPGKDWTYNPEKFMDIILQLEAYFKGELTRFDLELSITGTDFQKKVWQELVKIPYGETIFYGELAKRVANPKASRAVGMANGKNPIPIIIPCHRVIGKDGSLTGFGGGLNVKKRLLYLEKKYKKQ
- a CDS encoding cytidylate kinase-like family protein, with the protein product MNQTFQDTIYRPGYYGKKRQSAENWLDETIKKWDNKGNADKKQDIKEKSSAIHNICFSRQIGVGALEIADLLSGILNYRVIDREILECMTQDTRLTKKIIEFYDDHYPGKMAERFSMLIKEKPFLKNDYARQLMKAIIVLADTEPSIFVGRGTHLILPGNTVLSVRFVCSRDYRVDRLSNILNIGRSEAKTKLNIMDIEQHEFFKTVYHNKETGLDEFDLVINRDRINGSFHAARIVACAFEQKFGLTAL
- a CDS encoding CvfB family protein, with the protein product MLKIGKYNDLVVDSRVEFGLYLQSDEGKILLPQKYVSEDMHIGDTITVFIYTDSEDRLVATTLKPDGVVGDFVFLEAKDVVSFGTFMDWGLEKDLLIPKSEQQDKMVPGKKYLTKICFDDMTGRVYGTTKISVNCDKNITDLKVGQKVDLLIHSFTQIGIMAVIDNRYFGMLYINETYQDLSIGDTCTGYIMRLREDNKIDLTLKKPGYDSVKSSAEIIESLLEQAGGFIPCHDKSSPEEIKTVFSMSKKEFKRAIGGLFKKGVLELKKNGIRLKQGKW